From one Streptomyces sp. ICC1 genomic stretch:
- a CDS encoding lytic polysaccharide monooxygenase: protein MRSFRMPRSPKAAAATAAGLGIAAALALVTAPTANGHGYTDTPISRQKLCANRTVADCGPIQWEPQSVEGLKGFPAAGPADGRICSANHTEFAQLDDPRGGAWPATPVTSGQSYSFRWQFTANHSTTDFRYYVTKNGWNPNKPLTRADLDPQPFLTVAYNGARPAMTTVHQGAMPSGKTGRHLILAVWTVNDTVNAFYSCSDVQF from the coding sequence ATGCGTTCCTTCCGCATGCCCAGATCCCCGAAGGCCGCCGCCGCCACCGCGGCCGGCCTCGGCATCGCCGCCGCCCTCGCGCTCGTCACGGCCCCCACCGCGAACGGCCACGGCTACACCGACACCCCCATCAGCCGACAGAAGCTCTGCGCCAACAGGACCGTCGCCGACTGCGGCCCCATCCAGTGGGAGCCCCAGAGCGTCGAGGGCCTCAAGGGCTTCCCGGCTGCCGGACCCGCCGACGGCCGCATATGTTCGGCCAACCACACCGAGTTCGCCCAGCTCGACGACCCGCGCGGCGGCGCCTGGCCGGCCACCCCGGTGACCAGCGGGCAGAGCTACAGCTTCCGCTGGCAGTTCACCGCGAACCACTCGACCACGGACTTCCGGTACTACGTGACCAAGAACGGCTGGAACCCGAACAAGCCCCTGACCCGAGCCGACCTCGACCCGCAGCCCTTCCTCACGGTCGCCTACAACGGCGCCCGCCCCGCCATGACCACCGTCCACCAGGGCGCCATGCCGAGCGGCAAGACCGGCCGGCACCTGATCCTCGCCGTCTGGACGGTCAACGACACCGTCAACGCCTTCTACTCCTGCTCCGACGTCCAGTTCTGA